Genomic segment of Penaeus vannamei isolate JL-2024 chromosome 36, ASM4276789v1, whole genome shotgun sequence:
CaattcattttcatccttattccaTTCCCATTGTGGAAGATGGACAAAATCACTGAAGAATCACTTACAATCATTGACCTCATTCTCATTAGGGACCAAACACTTGGTTCTTTGCAACATCACACATCACATCAACAGACAGATGGGTTGGTACTTCTCTACACTTTCCAAGTTTTGAATTTCTTCCTTATAGCAGTGATGTTGGTTGAATTGTTATTACAGCAGGCAATACTTTGATCCTTCCATTGTTAAAATTGTGACCTGTCCATAATAATGGATTCAATGTTTTGGtcgacaacaaaaatgaaaactgtAACAATATGATGCTACTAAAATTGTTCCTATTCTTCAGGCAGTTTAATCCAGTTGAGATAGGTTTGTGATATAAACAATTCAGTATACTGAATAATGCTATTTATTTTATGAAGATATTTTTCTGGGTCAAATTTCAAGTCAATTGGAAGTCGGAAACCTGCCAAAATGAAGGACTGTATTCCACTCCCTTCCTTGGTGGCTTTTAGAACCTTTCCAATTATGGGAAAAAAAGGCTTCTAAGCTCCAAATTTCAAAGATTTGTACTGTTAAagactgacattactaacagttAATATTcctttatatctgtttataaCCATAAAAATTATTCTTTCCCTGCTTTCAGgagcaggaaaaagagaaatggttaATAGTGATATTATAAACATATTAGTCAAGTAATTCTACACATAGTAGAATGAACTCAgaagcattaatagcaataaaacctttaaaaaagcTAGATAATGTGATGCAGTTATGTCCTTTACAGACCTTGGTAATCTCAAGACTTCCTTTTCCAGTACATATGTTATGTAAAAGATTCAAGAAACATCAAATGGTTTAAATAACCAACAGAATATTTACTAAACTAATGGCATAATTacaccaaatatattttatatcaatTTCTTTCAAGCTAATAAACATTGTCCACTATCCAATTTTGCAATGTATATGGAAAACGAGTTTATATTGAAgttttgttgatttgttattCTGCAGGTCGCCCATTCTCAGAATTTGTTTTAAAATCTGGGCCAGTTTATTCCAAAGGGCCATTCTTCATCCCATGGCCACTAGGATTATCCTGGGGATTATGGGAAGGttcagaaaatacatatatattctcaaaATGCTAAATGTAAAAAAGCTGCAAAAGATCAATGCATGCTGGGCTGTATTTAATAAAATTTGGATACCCTGCCTTTGACTAAAAGCtttaacaaaggaaaaaagtgtGATAGCTGCTCTTGCtatcaacaaaaaaatgaaacagatgcATATTTAAAAGGTCCTGAACTGCAACTTGTTTTGCTTATTTCTAAGTTgaactttgtatatatttattcatttactgaaAAATTTCTGCCGCATCAACTAAGGTCATCTGCAGCATATACAAAATGTAGCAATAGGGCATGTAAGGAAAGGTCATACAAAATTATCATACAAAGCCAGCcgttcatcctttcagcatggctcccACACTTTAGGGTGTGGACAGGaggggacaagaaagaaaaggaaatgtggCTAAGAAAAGACCCAGTAAAATCAGTTGAGGTGAGAGCTGAGGTCAAAGGCAAGGATGATCCCccacattgggtctcagtccccaTCTCTTAAGCCCCCTATGACAACAGGCATGGAACTAGGGGGGAACCTTGTAAAAATAATTATTGCAGTAGTATTAACTAGTTCATGACTAAGATTACAGCTTTCTCCAATCAAGTTTGAAACCCATTACAGCTACCATGTCAAGTTATGAAAGTCAATTGCaagttataatgaaataaaaaaaatatatatattttcttgcgTCTCAAACATTTTTCCAGGCTGTCAACATCACTGATAAAAGATAGAAATTCATCACTTTCAGCTAATTTTTTTCAGCTTCTGTTATGTTTAAGCTGAGAATGAGAACTGTTGTATTTGAGGGTATCTGCATCCAAAATGCTCTGAGACCAATTGCCCAAGAAATGTATATCACAGGTTTGTTAGTTTTAAACTTTTATCAATATGGTCACATTAATACACCTCAATAATATGATAAGTATATTAACTTCCACATACTGTTAGATGAATGGTTAAACTAACAAGAAAACATTCAATAAATCCCACTGTTCTGAGAACAACTTCGGACAGGCACATCTTCATTTCACCCTTACGCATGAGCGATGAAGGAAAcgggtaaataaagaaaaaacagaggaagcTCATACAAACTTTAATATATTTCAACAATTTTCAGGCACCTATATCACCTCTTTTTCAGACCTGGAATGTTAATAACTAATGTAGtattattaaaacaataaaaaataaataaataaaaatcagggATTGCAGGATTTTGACAAGAGGTAATCATATCACAAGCTTCTTTttcatgaattaaaaaaaaactttcatttctCCAATTGTGTTAGTATGCATAAAAAGCTATACCTATGACACTTTAAGTACAGATATAAccaaaaaaacagatagacaaagacaagacTATAAATTCTGAGaaattactagttatgaataacATCCTAATCGATACAAAATCACAAGAACTGCTTCAGCCGCATTCTACGAAGAAATCACTGGGTACTAAACGCATATTCATCCCAAAGAGTATGAAAAGTTCATTACCTATAAAATACATtcaaatatcttcacaaaactcTCACatcatatatttcttcattttttggcAATGgaactctcttcatttttttaaattccaaGAGTTCTCCTTACATAATTTAACCATAAATAGAAAAATGCATGTGCGACGGCCTCTTATGAAAAGACGACTCCACTTCTAGGAAGAACTTCAAGCACTGAGGACCATGCGCACAAACTCCTCGTAGTTGACGTTCCCTTGGGAGTCCTCCTGGCCAGCGAGGAGCTGTTCCACTTCCTCGTCTGTCAGCTTCTCAcctagaaaagagaaaggaaatcatGATATGGTTTATTGGGAGTGCAGAAGATGAAACTTGATGCACTAATAACTtcgaaatagaaaagaaaataatgattctaTTCACTGTTGTAGAGACAACTAACCAGGTGCCAATGGGGACGGcctgtacatatatgcaatatccaTTATGAATTTACTTTagtaaatgtatttacatatagacagCTCCAAAAGTCTGACTttccaaaatatttttttgttattgttgttgctactatacCAATATCACGATCATAatggcagtaacaataataaaagtactgaTATTCATAACattagaaaaacaaacattttcccTGAAACCTCATAAGTTTAAAGTCACATAAGCGTATTAATTGCCTCCATGGTGGCTGAGTACTTGcgaagccatctatatgtaaacatctcacaaaacaaaaatagtgTGGATATTACACTTCCCTAGTGGCAAAAGGGTTAAATGCAATATACAAGATTATTTTCAGTCAAACATATACAAATCGAAATACTGCAACCAAAAGATTCAtataatttctataatcatttCAGCTGTACTGGAGTAAGGTCTATCAATAAATATTAATGCATAAGCTCCTCACAAATTACCTCCGCCACTTCAGGTATGTATCATAATCTGTATCATAAACATACTATGCAAAATCTACCACAGATGAAGACTGATCATGTATGTAAAATCAAAATGGAAACGAAAGTCAAGAGTGTAATAATCCACTGCAGTGAGATGGCATCGTACACATCCGATGTCCACTACAATTTTTGTTTagtgtgtttatacatagatggTTCAATAAATGCTTAGTCTCCATGGAATCAATTACTAGTTGTACCTATCTCACCCTTTCCTTGAATTTGGGAAAGATCCTTCTAATTCTGTTTTGATATTGGTATTTaaataatgttataatcatcaagtcaataacaacagtaatatcaatattaacagtaatagaaaaaaattaaaaataaagataatcaagcATTGGGGAAGCCAAGTAATGTCACACAGGGCCTCATAGGTTCTCATGCTTCAAATTATTCACCTGAGCAGCTGACTGCACACACAAGCTATATGGTTCAGTATAACATGGGTAAAAGCCACCATCATAGCATTAACATCAAACATTGTAATCCAAATATACAACATGAATGCATCCacttatcaatatcgttatcaatacATCCCTTTTTGTATTATAAACTGATGGTTTCTTATCTAGATCTCATATATTTCCTAATTTTTGGAAGCACTACAAAACCAATACCAGTCACATTCAACTGAGGTACAATTATATTTAAAACCTTGTGTAATACTAGTGTAGTCTAAACTATATAAGAAAGGAAACTTCATGACCAGTGTTTTAACTGTTTTGATAAAGATTAAATACTCGTAAAAACAGCATATTGCAATAAGATATATCTTagacggaaaaaagagagaaatcagcCATTAATTAAGAAGACGTATGTAGTAGACTTCTGATTTTAGCAGTAAGTCCTGGCATATTTTATTGAAAGTTTGTGAAGATTATGAAAAATCCTGTTAGTATATTCTAAAGTTCAAATACTTGCAACTGGGATGAAAGCTACAGTGACTCCTAACTAACTACTACTAAATCCTGTCACTCCTCATTTAAAGAAAATTGTTAATGCCTCATCTACAATACAGTGATTAATCTGTCTCCAGCTAAAATTAACCAATCAACTTTGTATTCCCATTCATGATAAGGTTCAAAAAGATCTTGCAAAACTTAATTTAGCCATACATGGGAAGAGTCAACTTGTTAAGTACATATACTAAAGCACCACCTGCGAATGAGAAACCTGTCTACATATTGTAAAGACATCCGTCTCTTTATTGACAAAGTAGATCAAGTCCTGGAAATTAGTGAGGCATAACGCAGAAAAGCAAAGTTAATTTCAACTTTGAGTAGCATTACTGTCAAGGGACACTTGTTAACCCTTCAAACTTAAAAAAGGACTATTTGTAACAGTGGACAAATCAGTGGAGACAAAACTGATAAGTTTAGAACCTGCTTGTAAGACCTGTCAGGCTGATCACTTTTAAATGCTCAGAAAAGCCACTGTCATATCTGCAAATGTGATGACATGCAATGCATATGATCTGGACTAGCAGCACATACAGTACTAGAATATGACTAACAcccagataataatgacaattataatacaaTTCATTCAGTTTCCCTACAAATCTAATAGGAATTGCAATTTGAAaattacatatattcaaatataatacCATATATCTATGACTGCCTGTGACCTATTTCTTTAAAACATCTCAATGGCTAGAGTAAACTACCTCTTTCACATATCAACCCCTTAATACACTTGCCAACCCCAAAATGATCTACAAGCAATGATTGTTCTTTATCTACTACCCTgtatattagtgataatataatgCACAGATATATGGAAACTCATACATGACATTCTGCCATCTGCTAATTAATTACTGCTTATTTGTGCTGTCACACAAACTACACATAATACTTATGTTTTCAGTACTAACAAATATAACATACTTATGGATGAATTCAAGTATATCACCAGAAACGTCTTTTGCCAACAGCACGCAATGATGGAGGGGTTACGGGATGGAACAGGATGAGtgcagacacaaaaacagaaaaaaaaagaaaaaaaataagatatataagatgACAGGATGAATAACATTTTACAGCGCTCAATATCTTTACCCATAGAGGTAATACATGTACAGTTGCAGTTTAAAATCTTTTggtacagaaaaacaaaaaacaaaaaattgcaGAAAAGAAATCATGATTATCCTCTGTAAGACCACTTCCTGGCAAGATCTAAGGAATGAAAATGCCAAGTCAATTCCAGTATTAACATATGCTATGAAAGTGCAACAACAAACTGACATCAAACCAATATGCAACTTTGTTAAATCTGcactataattacaataatgtgtCCGCCATGTACAtcggaaaaaagataaaatcattacactattcatataaTCAAAATCCATTTTGACGATAATTCTTTTAGTTGGTACTGCACCATCTAGAGGGTATTTGTACAAAAACTGCACattaaaaatatttctaaaaactGTTTTTTTCCTTAATCCATGACtgcaatattttatatatacacttggAACATCTCTTACACAAAAAACGGTTTTCGTGGGTCATTTTCTATAGTATacataaaatgatgaaaagagaaaactgGTTAGCAGGAgtcatacataaaaaaagacaaagaaaaagaaaaaaaagcatctgAACTCATCAGATTTTACTCCAATACCCTAATTCCTCTCGACCAAGACATACCGAGGTGAGTCATGAGATGGCGGAGCTCAGCAGAGGAGATGTAGCCATTGCCATCCTTGTCGAAGTGACGCAGGCCCTCGATGAAGTCATCTGCGGTGTCGACTGGGCGCTGACGGGAGATGGTCTGCATGATGGGCAGGAACACCTCGAAGCTGATGCGCTCATCTATGGGGAAAAAATGTTCACTGTCACAagagtatactgtatatactttttattttttctatgattATGTGTGCATAGAACAGAGTattagaagaaaatgagagaaggaaaaaagagaaagacactggcagataaagatagaaaagcaTATACATA
This window contains:
- the Mlc-c gene encoding myosin-2 essential light chain → MAAFSEDQIIEFQEAFSIFDQKGDGKIQVSQIGEVLRALGQNPTESEVKKLSHQHRPDERISFEVFLPIMQTISRQRPVDTADDFIEGLRHFDKDGNGYISSAELRHLMTHLGEKLTDEEVEQLLAGQEDSQGNVNYEEFVRMVLSA